The Sphingomonas sanguinis nucleotide sequence GCCGATCTTCCTGCTGACCGCCGTAGGGTCGCTACTCAATGTCTTCGCGACGCGGCTGGGGCGGATCAGCGACCGGATCCAGGGATTGAAGAAAGACGGCCGGACGAACGGCTATGAAATGCGCCGCCTTCGCCTCCGGTCCAAGATTCTCGACATCGCGGTCACGCTGACCGCAGCGGCTGGCGCGATGACCTGCTGCTCGGCGATCACCCTGTTCCTGGGCACGCTGCGCGACTCCCGTCATGCCGGGGTGCTGTTCTTCTTTTTCGGCGGCGGATTGCTCTGCGCGGTGGCGGGGCTGGCGTGTTTCGTCGGGGAAATCACCATCGCCGGACGGGCGCTTCGCGACGACAATGGCGAAGGCTGATCCCTGTATCATCCCCGTGGTGGGTCCGCCGGGACTCGAACCCGGGACCTCTCGATTAAAAGTCGCTTGCTCTACCAACTGAGCTACGGACCCTCCATCGGGGTGGAAGCGACCTAGGGGCGCGGACGCCTGCGGTCAACACCATGTCGCATATGGCGTACAAACCGCCCGTCACGCGGGTCGCGCCAGTCCGCCGCGATCGCCGCCAGCGGATGCAGCACGAAGTCGCGCGCGGCATAGGCCAGGTGCGGCACGATCAGCCCAGGCGAGCGCCACTGCCCCCCCGACCACAAAATGATGTCCAGGTCGATCACCCGCGCACCCCAGCGCTGCCCCCGCCGCCGCCCGAAATCGCGCTCGACGGCCTTCAGCACGCGAAGCATCGCGGGCGGGTCCAGCGGGCTTTCGACCAGCGCGGCGGCATTGGCGAAGGCGCGGATCGACGGGCCGATGGGCGCAGTGGTCAGGATCGGCGACACCGCATAGACGCCGGGCAGGGCCGCCAGCGCCGCGCGGATTTCATCCCGCGGGCCGCCATGCCGCCCCGGACGGTTGGAACCCAGCGCGATGGCATAGCTTGTCGTCGTCATGTCCTCCGACTACCCGAGCGCGATGCCTGACGCATCCTTTCCTGTCATCCCGGCGCCCCTGGCCCCGATCCAGCCGCCGCGCGACTGCCCGCTCTGTCCCCGCCTGGTCGAGGTCCGCGAGACCGTCGCCGCCGAATATCCCAATTGGTGGAACGCCCCCGTGCCGCCGTTCGGCGATGGCGAAGCCTGGCTGGCGGTCGTCGGCCTCGCCCCCGGCAAGCATGGCGCGCACCGCACCGGCCGCCCCTTCACCGGCGATGGCGCGGGGCCGCTGCTCTATGGCACGCTCGCCAAATTCGGCTTTGCCGAGGGTGAGTTCGCCGCGAAGGTCGATGACGGCCTGACGTTGAAGGGCGCGGTGATCCTGAACGCGGTCAAATGCCTGCCGCCCGAGAACAAGCCGACGCCGGACGAGATTCGCACCTGCCGGAATTTCCTGGAGCAGGAACTGGCTGCACTGCCGCGACTTTCGGTCGTGATCGCACTCGGCGAGATCGCGCACCGTTCGGTGGTCAAGGCGCTTGGCGGTCGCCTGCCCAAGGCGCGATTCGGCCATATGGCCGAACATCGCCTGCCCGGCGGCGGACCGGTAATTCTCGATAGCTATCACTGCTCGCGCTACAACCAGAATACCGGGAGACTGACGCCCGAAATGTTCGAGGCCGTGTTCGCGCGGGCAATGGAGTTGCGGGGCTAAACTTATTCCTCCCCTGCAAGGGGAGGTGGCAGGGCGAAGCCCTGACGGAGGGGTATCACCCTATCGAGAGCGGGACACCCCTCCACCATGCTGCGCATGGTCCCCCTCCCCTTGCAGGGGAGGAATTTAAGCTCAGATATCCTGGACCAGCCGCCCGTAAAGTTCGGGCCGCCGGTCGCGGAAGAAGCCGAACGCCGCGCGGTGGCGCTTCACCCGCTCGATGTCGAGCGTGGCGACGATCACGCCCTCTTCCTCGCGGTCGAGTTCGGCCAGGATGTCGCCGCGCTCGTCGCAGATGAAGCTGGTGCCGTAGAAGGTCTGGCCGTGCTCGCAGCCGACGCGATTGGCGGCGACGATCGGCACGACGTTGGACACGGCATGACCGACCATCGCACGGCGCCACAGCCGCGCGGTGTCGAGGCTGTCGTCATGCGGCTCGCTGCCGATCGCGGTCGGATAGAACAGGATTTCCGCGCCCATCAGCATCATCGCGCGCGCCGTCTCGGGATACCATTGGTCCCAGCAGATGCCGACGCCCAGCTTGGTCGCGGGGCCGTCCCACACCTTGAACCCGGTATTGCCGGGGCGGAAATAGAATTTCTCCTCATAGCCCGGACCATCCGGGATATGGCTCTTGCGATAGACGCCCGCGACCTTGCCGTCCGGGTTGACCATCGCCAGCGAGTTATAATGATGCGGCCCGTCCGCCTCGAAGAAGCTGGTCGGGATATGGACCTTCAGCTCGGCGGCCAGTTCCTGCATCGCGCGCACCGCCTGATGCTCGGCGGTCGGCTTGGCGTTGGTGAACAGTCCCTCGTCCTCGACGCGGCAGAAATACTCGCCCTCGAACAATTCGGGCGGCAGGATCACCTGCGCCCCCCGGGACGCCGCCTCGCGGACGAGGCGCGACACCTCGGCGATGTTGCGGTCGATATCGGCGGTAAAGGCCAGTTGCAGCGCGGCGACGGTGATCTGGGTCATGGCCCTGCCCTTTAATGGCTCCGTACGCGGGCGTCACCCCGCTTCCGCATCCAACCTGGCCCGCAAGGCATCGAGAAACGGCCCTGGCTCGTCCAGCCGCAACGCCACCGCCCGCACCGGATCGCGCCTCCACCGCGAGCGCGGCGGCAAGGGCTCGGACAGGCGGATCAGCATGTTGGGCCAGGCGAGCAGCGCGATGTTCCAGCTATCGAGTGCGCGCACCGTCTCGCCATCGGGATTGGCCGTCACCGCCGCGATCGCCGCATAGGAGATGGTCCGGTCGACCAGCAGTCCGGCCCGCAGCCGCACCCCCGCCGGGGTGAGCAAAACCGGCGACAGGCGCAGCGACTTGATGAGCCCGATCAGGTACAGCAGTGACACATCGCTGATGACGAACATCACCATCGCCGCGGTCCGGCTCCAATGCGCGACCAGCAGGTGGGTGACGGTGATCTCGATGCAGGAAATGACCAGCAGCGCGACCATCATCGGTTGCAGATGGCGGTGATAGGCAAAACCCTGCGCCCCCGCCGGGATGTCGGGCACCGCGCGCCAGCGGAACAGCGCGAGGTGGAGCAGCCGGGCCTCCGCCAGCGCCAATCGCACCAGCGGCCGGGGCAGCATCTCCTCCAGCAGCGCCGACCAGCGATCCGGATCGGCCGGGTTCCACGCCCGCAGCCGCGCCGCCACCCGCCATAGCCCCCATCCGCCATGCAGCGCGATCGCGACGACCGGAACCATCATCGCCCAGGGCATGGTGAACAGCGCCGCCCGGATCGGCGGCGGCGACAGGCTGAGCACCGCCATGCCCGCGGACGCCATCGCAGCGATTCCCGCGCGCCAACCCGGCCGACGCGTCCGGCTCAACAGCCCCAGCATCATCGCGTCCGAGGCGATCCACAGGAACAGCAGCGCCGCGGCGCGGGGATGGACCTGCGCAATCGGCAGGCGAAGCAACGCGGCCGCGCCGACGATGACCAGGACAGGCGCAATCATGGGCAGGATCGGACGATCAAACCCGTTGGCGGATCGGACGGCGGTCATGGCGACTCCCCTGATCGGTGGCGCCGCGATGCTAACCCCTGCCGCCCCCCGCGTCACGCCGTCATGCGGGATGCCGGGGCGGGATCGAACAGGATGTAGCGCAGGACCACCGGATAGAAGCTTGTCATCTTCAGATCGCACAGCGCCATCAGTCGTTGGTACAGCAGGCGCGTCACGCCGACATATTCGCTCCACTGCTCCTCGATGGCGCGCGCGGTCCAGATGCCGATATGTTTGGAATAGGTCAGGCGCAGCTCGCGCGTCTCGACCACGATCGCCTCGCATCCGGGGATGCTGGCCATCAGCCGCCGTTCGCGCAGCGGCGTCAGCAGCAGTTCGTCCTCGGTCTTGAGATGCTTGGTGATGACCTGCGCGATCCGCGTGCGGGCCGGGCCCAGCAGCGGTGCGGCCTCGGCATAGCTCTTTTCGAACAGGTCGACGAGATCGCGGACGGCCCGCGCGATGTCCTCATGCTGGGCGCGGAGCAGATTGATGGTGACTTGCAAGGCGTGGTTCCGATCCCGGACGGGTGAATGCACCATCCTAACCGACCCACGGTTTATGCACGGTAAAGGGAAAGGCCCGCGCGTCGAGGCAGACGCACGGGCCGAGGAACGAAATCAGGCGATGGTCGGAATCTGCTGCGAGATGCAGTGGAAGCTGCCGCCGCCGGTCAGGATCGCATCGGCGCGCAGGCCCACGACCTGGCGGTCGGGGAAGATCGCCTGGATCGCGGCGACCCCGGCATCGTCATTCTCGCTGCCATAAAGCGGCACGACGACAGCGGCATTGCCGATGTAGAAGTTCATATAGCTGGCGGGCACGACCTCGTCGTCGCGCAGCACGCGGCCCGGCGACGGGATGGCGACGACCTCCAGACCGGCGGCCTGCGCGTCGCGCTTGGCGGCGGCATAGACCTGCCAGTTGGGATCATTCTCGGCGGCTTCGGGAATGGCGACGCGGTTGGGGCCGACGAAGCGCGCCAGATTGTCGACATGGCCATCGGTATGGTCGTTGAGCAGGCCGTTGCCCAGCCACACGATCCGGGTCAGCCCCAAGTCTCCGGCCAGCCGCTCGGCGATCGCGCCCTCGGTCAGGTCGGG carries:
- a CDS encoding uracil-DNA glycosylase; translated protein: MPDASFPVIPAPLAPIQPPRDCPLCPRLVEVRETVAAEYPNWWNAPVPPFGDGEAWLAVVGLAPGKHGAHRTGRPFTGDGAGPLLYGTLAKFGFAEGEFAAKVDDGLTLKGAVILNAVKCLPPENKPTPDEIRTCRNFLEQELAALPRLSVVIALGEIAHRSVVKALGGRLPKARFGHMAEHRLPGGGPVILDSYHCSRYNQNTGRLTPEMFEAVFARAMELRG
- a CDS encoding DUF2721 domain-containing protein; amino-acid sequence: MTEPLNAAARVIQLALTPIFLLTAVGSLLNVFATRLGRISDRIQGLKKDGRTNGYEMRRLRLRSKILDIAVTLTAAAGAMTCCSAITLFLGTLRDSRHAGVLFFFFGGGLLCAVAGLACFVGEITIAGRALRDDNGEG
- the aguB gene encoding N-carbamoylputrescine amidase; amino-acid sequence: MTQITVAALQLAFTADIDRNIAEVSRLVREAASRGAQVILPPELFEGEYFCRVEDEGLFTNAKPTAEHQAVRAMQELAAELKVHIPTSFFEADGPHHYNSLAMVNPDGKVAGVYRKSHIPDGPGYEEKFYFRPGNTGFKVWDGPATKLGVGICWDQWYPETARAMMLMGAEILFYPTAIGSEPHDDSLDTARLWRRAMVGHAVSNVVPIVAANRVGCEHGQTFYGTSFICDERGDILAELDREEEGVIVATLDIERVKRHRAAFGFFRDRRPELYGRLVQDI
- the folK gene encoding 2-amino-4-hydroxy-6-hydroxymethyldihydropteridine diphosphokinase, with the protein product MTTTSYAIALGSNRPGRHGGPRDEIRAALAALPGVYAVSPILTTAPIGPSIRAFANAAALVESPLDPPAMLRVLKAVERDFGRRRGQRWGARVIDLDIILWSGGQWRSPGLIVPHLAYAARDFVLHPLAAIAADWRDPRDGRFVRHMRHGVDRRRPRP